From one Flavobacterium kingsejongi genomic stretch:
- a CDS encoding transposase codes for MGGFFGVNGKKLQRQYKKHLSSFSTWAQREHAHEWIIYPENIGTHLSIDEVALSQGELFTIVTNKEAKGKKGCLVAIIAGTKADQVIEHICKIDYKKRSWVQEITLDMANSMKLISKKCFPKAVQVTDRFHVQKLALEALQEIRIKYRWEAMDTENRFILQAEKEKKTYLPDLLSNGDSVKQLLARSRYVLYKSRDKWTERQNERAQLLFGLYPDIKKAYSLTQQLRGIYNNHNNKHVAMTKLAHWYRNVEESGFKNFNILINTITVNYQSILNYFDNRSTNASAESFNAKVKAFRSQFRGVRKVDFFLFRLSNLFG; via the coding sequence ATTGGAGGTTTCTTTGGAGTCAATGGGAAAAAGTTACAAAGACAATACAAAAAACATTTAAGCTCCTTTAGTACGTGGGCTCAACGTGAACATGCACATGAGTGGATTATTTATCCTGAAAATATAGGTACCCACTTGTCAATTGATGAAGTAGCCTTGTCTCAGGGTGAGCTTTTTACTATTGTAACCAATAAGGAAGCTAAAGGTAAAAAAGGTTGCCTAGTTGCTATTATTGCAGGGACAAAGGCAGATCAGGTCATTGAACATATCTGTAAAATTGATTACAAAAAAAGAAGTTGGGTTCAAGAAATAACACTTGACATGGCTAATTCCATGAAGTTGATTTCCAAAAAATGTTTTCCAAAAGCGGTACAGGTTACCGATAGATTTCATGTTCAAAAATTAGCTCTAGAAGCATTACAGGAGATTAGAATAAAATATCGTTGGGAAGCGATGGATACTGAGAATCGATTCATATTACAAGCGGAAAAAGAAAAAAAAACTTATCTCCCAGATCTTTTATCTAATGGAGACTCTGTAAAACAGTTGCTCGCCAGAAGTAGATATGTTCTTTATAAATCCCGCGATAAATGGACCGAAAGACAAAATGAACGAGCCCAATTGTTATTTGGCTTATATCCCGATATTAAAAAGGCATACAGTTTAACCCAACAACTACGAGGTATTTACAACAATCATAACAATAAACACGTTGCGATGACAAAATTGGCACATTGGTACAGGAATGTAGAGGAGTCAGGGTTTAAAAATTTTAATATCCTTATAAATACTATAACGGTTAATTACCAGTCAATCTTAAACTATTTTGACAATAGAAGTACAAATGCTTCAGCAGAATCTTTTAATGCTAAAGTAAAAGCATTTAGAAGTCAATTTAGAGGAGTGCGTAAAGTAGATTTCTTCTTATTTAGATTATCTAATCTTTTTGGGTAA